The Pectinophora gossypiella chromosome 15, ilPecGoss1.1, whole genome shotgun sequence genome segment atatgcatctattatttttattttattcatttttgattttgggtaatgatgaccttttttattacacccaggtgaaccaagcacaattacattttccaaCCCTTATAGCAACATAAATCTATACGTGATGTGATTTCTAAATAATGACTGCCGTTAATATAGgccattaaaaaaaactcattctGAAATTCCGTATATTTTGTGCACCTTCATGGATGAACATTGGAGTGTCCGTAGAACATCCACACATTAGATCATAATATGATTCAACTTGTTTGTTACCCAACTGATCTATCGCAAAAACAGGGTTATATTTCGttacctattataattataacaatccatgaataaattaatactttcgagtatcaaagaaaaaaaaaccgatACTGGGTGATCAATTTCGACTTATCGATGCTTGTTTGTTGTGCAAATGCTGCACATCACTATTAGACGCCATTTTCACGTTGACTGTTGTGAATCACAAACGCGTTTACGAATTATATagtgtttattatttaaaaagtacaCTTACTCTTctgaatttttaaataataacgtACCTAATACATCAGCTACCAATAATTGTAAAAATCTGTAATGCCGAGTGACTAATTGTGGTGATATCGTATAGGCGGGAAATGTGGTTACGTCTCGGATTATATATCGCTGGAAAAAAGTAATAGACGCAATGATTTCTAATAAAATGCGAGAAAATCGTAAAGGAAAGCCTGTGAAGATGCCTAAGAATATAGAACGATTGTATAAAGAAGGGAAATGCAGTGAATGTTCTGTGGTGGTGACGCGTATGGACTTTGCCAAAATTTTAGGCAAATTCACTAAAGTGAAAATTCAGTATGAAAGCAGTTCCACGCCTAAAACGAGAAAGAATAATCAGTTAACTACATCGCCGAATGCCAGATtgaagaaaaatgaaaatggtaTGGTAATGATTCCTAGAAATGCTTATAATCAACATCCAGTGTCGGAGCTCTTGAAGAAATCTAAGCAGAACGAAAAACCCACATCACGGACCAATAGTGCAGTTAAAGACAAAAGTAAACTCAGTGACACTTCATCACCACATGTAAATAACATATTGAAAGAGAACAATCGATTAAAAAAGACGCCTACAGTCAAAGATAAACAATCTAATTATTTTGGAAAAAATGTGGTGAAAAGGTATggcataatatttttaaatccaagtgaaaataataataaagaaaaaaacaagaataaCTTTTCGCTGCTGGACTTATTGCCATCTATTGATGACAGCATATTGCCTTCTGAAGACTGGAGTATAGACTATTTACCTAAAAATGGAGAACCAAAAGAAGATAAAGTTTATGATAGGATTGCCGCTGAGCTTGAAGATTTAATGTGCAATGAAAAACCTGTTTGTAAAGTTGATAGCAAAGCCGAACCTGTAGATAACAAAGATGAATTTCCTTCTATAATGGACATTCTTAATGATAATAGTTCTGAAACTACTCAATCTAACAACCAAAGTAACCAAATCACTTCACCCAATTTAGAATCAAGTGATGTTGAAGCTATGCTTCTTGGCAAAGTCAGTGAGGCTTCTAAAGACCCGGAAACAACACCTATGGAGGTAGATAATGCAGTCATAAGCAATTTAATGGATGTAGTGCAAATGAATTCTGAGGAGGACCCGGGCAAGCTACAAACTGATGTGAAATTTGCAGATAATCCACACAGTCCATCCATACTTGATGAGGCTCTTCA includes the following:
- the LOC126372964 gene encoding uncharacterized protein LOC126372964, whose protein sequence is MISNKMRENRKGKPVKMPKNIERLYKEGKCSECSVVVTRMDFAKILGKFTKVKIQYESSSTPKTRKNNQLTTSPNARLKKNENGMVMIPRNAYNQHPVSELLKKSKQNEKPTSRTNSAVKDKSKLSDTSSPHVNNILKENNRLKKTPTVKDKQSNYFGKNVVKRYGIIFLNPSENNNKEKNKNNFSLLDLLPSIDDSILPSEDWSIDYLPKNGEPKEDKVYDRIAAELEDLMCNEKPVCKVDSKAEPVDNKDEFPSIMDILNDNSSETTQSNNQSNQITSPNLESSDVEAMLLGKVSEASKDPETTPMEVDNAVISNLMDVVQMNSEEDPGKLQTDVKFADNPHSPSILDEALQKGIEEHLPKETISQESTTGVEISLTNMNSTEVVVKESAANETKPTVSIEIKNTSITHVVFKKYCNGECTKSVTCPKNLKYSIELEGKSVEFLGAPKFIQSLEDLKVLLQIVNETELNSLYVLH